The Salvelinus fontinalis isolate EN_2023a unplaced genomic scaffold, ASM2944872v1 scaffold_0241, whole genome shotgun sequence genome segment gaaggagggaaacgaggtacaacaCCTGATTGGCCCCACCCCTTCCTGGGTCGGTGAAGAGCGGTATTAAGTTTCAGGAATAAAATCCAAGCCTCACGCTCATCACCTGTGGAAGACAGGGATTCCAGGAAGGCGTGGATATGATAGTATGTTGTGACACCCAGGgaaaggtgtatgacgtgcatgtatactaataggtctcgtgcccatttataggcaggaagaagaacagagcatcgatttcagactttccacttcctggtcaggaaatgtgctgcagaatgagttctgtttcactcagagaaataattcaaacggttttagaaactagatagtgttttctatccaatagtaataataatatgcatattgtacgagcaagaattgagtacgaggccgtttgaaatgggcaccttttatctggctactcaatactgcccctgcagcccaaacaggttaagcaggagattcaaacgagccttacaattacAATGCATGTGCATCGCTAGAATTTTAGCACAGAACACAGAGGGGTCCTTTTTTGGAGACCAAAggtcgtctggcacactgcttaggtcttgactgtcttaagacaattgtaaaataatttaacagacatcaattgttgtacaacttcATGGGAACTCtctgggcatcaccttttacctcaaataaacagtgcatttctgctgttgtgggccttaaaccgtctgtctgactttgttgttcacacaggagagatacgggactaccgtggatcctctggggagcctcaacaacaacatgatgctgaagaggcagagaagagtctctcccgatcagaacacctcaagaaacacccgcagagatccacagggaagaaatctcacttctgctctgactgtgggaaaggttgcaaatcttcatcagaacttaaaatacatCAAAGAATTCACACaagagagaaaccatatagctgtggtcaatgtgggaagagttttgctaaaTCCAGCCAtctgactcaacaccagagaacacacacaggagagaaaccttatagctgtggtcaatgtgggaagagttttgctaaaTCCAGCCAtctgactcaacaccagagaacacacacaggagagaaaccttgtagctgtggtcaatgtgggaagagtttttcttcttctggctatctaactatacaccagagaacacacacaggagagaaaccttatagctgtggtcaatgtgggaagagttttagtcaatctggagatctgacagtgcaccagagaatacatacaggagagaaaccatttagctgtaatcaatgtgggaagagttttagtcaatctggccatctgacagtgcaccagagaatacacacaggagagaaatcttatagctgtggtcaatgtgggaagagttttagtcaatctagctctctgacagtgcaccagagaatacacacaggagagaaatcgtttagctgtgatcaatgtgggaagagtttttctaaATCCAGCCAtctgactcaacaccagagaacacacacaggagagaaaccttatagctgtggtcaatgtgggaagagttttgctaaaTCCATCCAGCTgattgtacaccagagaacacacacaggagagaaaccttatagctgtggtcaatgcgggaagagtttttcttcttCTGGCTATCTAactacacaccagagaacacacacaggagagaaatcttatagctgtggtcaatgttggaagagttttagtcaatctggagatctgacagtgcaccagagaatacatacaggagagaaaccatttagctgtaatcaatgtgggaagagttttagtcaatctggccatctgacagtgcaccagagaatacacacaggcgagaaatcttatagctgtggtcaatgcgGGAAGAGTTTTAGGCAATCTAgctctctgacagtgcaccagagaatacacacaggagagaaaccgtatagctgtgatcaatgtgggaagagtttttctacttctagctatctaactatacaccatagaacacacacaggagagaaacctcttAGCTGTGACCAGAGATAATCTGATAAAAGATCCCTGATCAAATATCAGAAAATGTATatatgaaggagttgtttcatgatatcaatgaattaatgtcacaatgtagaatgttttaacattgtagtggGAGTagtttaatgatgtcacaatgtagaatgttttaacattgtagtaggagtagtttaatgatgtcacaatgtagaatgttttaacattgtagtaggagtattttaatgtctcaatgtagaatgttttaatatatagtatattaatatactctgcagtcagtcagtcagaatgtcacaatgtagaaccctaaacgtttgcccccttatcaattgatttcaacatgatatggatattaggctCATTGGGGGAAATcaaggctctgaattgaaagagtactatttatgtgatttaacacaAAGTGACTAACAAATAAAGatttgtcctctaaccagtgatgtacgCATTATTCCCAGAATCAACTGATTTCAACATAATATCGATGagttatgacaaataagtgttgtgttcctttgtttagtgacccctacatttaaatgcatcactccaatatgtagctgactgtcttctgcaggttgtcctcttaTCAGTGAGGTAaaagatatctcccatttccatgtgtttttttagttgtgttagtttcaacagcaagtacaacctgatttcccccctaatcgatatcagtgatttattgttacttgtcaaaacaacagcgtttctggtgcttgtgcagtttataaggagcttgttttaaaaaatacaattattgtggcagatgtttgtgtatataccacatgttaggttttcaattgatcccaaactgtttctgcatattggttattgatttggacacgttaaaactgtgttttgataTTGGGGCTATACCACCTAGCAAAATGTCATTGAAAAGCCGTTGAAAATAATACTATGCAAccaaatatttcatatttacatttcatgtaacatttagtaatgaaaattattcatgcaaccaactgacagttttttgggtacaattatattgacattgttgccctgtttttagaatatcagggttaATTCTCTCATGTGCCaaaccaaatgtactagagcatgacattggggactgggccccgatccaacaacatgcctatcgagtgaaccctgaaaagagagagaagctctgcagtgaggtggaaagttactacggatattgcaggagtttcctcttgaaatcagacaagTCTGTTgtaaggacaacttggttgctgattgtctcaaggggggcagtcaaaatgttttgtgttttgcgtttagccagtgcattgccatggatcacaatttatttttactgcacgtttttccgtattggagatgagttttgtttgggctcgtttcaaggggacgagagttcaagaagctagtgagttttaggaagacgagagttctagaagctagtgagttttaggaagacaaGAGTTCTAGAAGCGAaacttttttttcttgtttttaattgttgacagccagtagaaaccatgtttatattggtaaaggtgaagcattgtagttgattataatgtgaaatggaagttgttttctgttggtggtgcgCATTCTCTTAAGGTGTtagtctttggtttttccatttatgttttgaggttggactttatcACGTCTAGCTTgttagcacgtaggacgcactgattggtgtcacctcgttagtcagtatgtgttacacctgtgctggcttgtccatctcgttagtgggaaggtgtttcacctgagctggtccaggttctatttaagagtgtctggcccagtgctccagttgtcttgatagatgtggagagttaacacctttagttgctccacttttttggtttgcttcctgtctgtaagtttggtgtggtgtgggtttttcttttgtttgcctcttcttgggcagatttagtgggtctcatggtgggtgtcttttatgtcccagttgttgttactagtcaactttcagtggacacagagcaaaactgcaacattatgttataatacttttattgcatcaaatggttgttttatgcaacagaatagagggttcttagaactatagtgtctgtgttttctactgaggatgggcctctgagagaaaacactgacaggagatttacaatgtcttttgggtgataaaacctaaagagaccgcattccagagcatgagttaatgtttctgttctatatggtaccagggagagatgaccccagggccagaccctggtctctacacaaagaggactatttttacagcagatactgtcttcTGAGAATTAcaagtatctttcatacaaatcttaaccttgtgacccgttctatacatctgttgttcgctatgtaggttgaaaggggtgcATCTTGGCTGTAAAAGACCTTTGTAGTTTTGTCCTGTGGgtcgaccagccatcattatagtagagcactcaattgattcactttatatgtgtaCGTTGTATTTACCTGCTtccttattaataagtgaataaagatttagtttaagaataactctgacttgtgtggtAAGTTTCTCTCCTCATTGATATTAAAGAAGTTAACCACCACATTTGGCGATGGGGATGTGAATCTTCACTTGGTGACCGCTCCTggtgacctggctcctgacgacctgggtaaatgacctggctcctgacgacctgggtaaatgacctggctcctgacgacctgggtaaatgccCTCAAACCTAGTTTTTAAAAAAAGAGGTGAGCGAAACATGCAAAGTGTAGTTTATATAAAAGtctagtattgtccatgtaacgtttccaaaatgggatagtattgtccatgtaacgtttccaaaatgggatagtattgtccatgtaacgtttccaaaatgggatagcattgtacatgtaacgttatgcccccttgtgagttaatagtattgcatgctgtagcaggctatataaagaggaagacctccattgacgattcagttcgttgtaacatctcgtctggacaggtcaccgtccttagttagttaacgttagctagttcattATCACAAAAGTGAGAACTGCTCTAGATTGGAAACTTATGTTAATGAGTGTAAAGCCATGTTGGCTTCATGGAAACGATATACAATATATGGGAAAGAATATAGTTGAGGGAAATAATCCAAACCTAGTTGTGCCTAGTtaggacataacgttagctagctagataacggtactgtactgtagctcataCAACGCCGAGGGTCAAACCCGGCTTTCTAATATTTACGGTAATTAACTATAGTAACGTTATGGAAGATATTCACAGAAAACCATCATTGTCTTCGTTATTCATTattagtatgttatattattattatataaattatttcgagacatattcagagccaaacatcaacccaacttaacctttttaactgttgtcgcatccaaacttgtcaccatcgttttcagttgtaattgcgaagttcccggaagaagtccagcaacaacggaggttcctcgatgaacccaccttctaacaggttctttgaagaaccttttgtggctgtttttcattgaccaAGAACCCTACGGTTCTTAGGGGATCTGAGAACAACTCCAGTTGAACCCTTCATTTTTAGAGTTGTAGTCGGCTCTATTTACGCTCAGATTCAAAACATGATGATTAGCATCAACGatcaagtcagctgctgctgctccaatactgtatgaggtgagacgttgaactgatgttgaaccgggcagtcagctgctgctgctccaatacagtatgaggtgagacgttgaactgatgttgaacaggGCAGACAGCTGCTCcaatactgtatgaggtgagacgttgaactgatgttgaaccgggcagtcagctgctgctgctccaatacagtatgaggtgagacggtgaactgatgttgaacagggcagtcagctgctgctgctccaatacagtatgaggtgagacggtgaactgatgttgaactgggcagtcagctgctgctgctccaatacagtatgaggtgagacggtgaactgatgttgaacagggcagtcagctgctgctgctccaatacagtatgaggtgagatggtgaactgacgttgaactgggcagtcagctgctgctgctccaatacagtatgaggtgagacggtgaactgatgttgaactgggaagtcagctgctgctgctccaatacagtatgaggtgagacggtgaactgacgttgaaccgggcagtcagctgctgctctaatacagtatgaggtgacggtgaactgatgttgaatcataatgaataagttaattagtgaaactgttaaaaaaatAGTATAtggaatattaaatatattacggtattgttatcatatagaaacattaTGGAATATTGTACAATATATTACggtattgttatcatatagaaatatcatggaatattgtacatcatattaaatatattattctattgttatcatatagaaacatcatggaatattgtacatcatattaaatatattactctattgttatcatctagaaacatcatggaatattgtacatcatattcaatatattactctattgttatcctatagaaacatcatggaatattgtacatcatattagcatcaacatacattattgtttaattcaatttcacataataaggatttttcatattttcaagttcagaagtcagaacccatcacctgctatgtaaaagagacagaagaatgcacaatgaccaatgctatccgggatccttgggacatccctaccctaaaccctaacttaaccattttaaatgtcaacttcaacggGCTAGGGACTtcccaaggatgtatctctacctgaaaatacatgatctaagtgattgatagttggtattcagcagtcataaagccttatttactttaatgaactactaaaatagtgattttgtcagacagcatagacagcagctttacactttattgactgactgatccattcatccttacatccctcctcagccttcctctcctctgaagacccagtgagggtggagctcagtcagagagctgttcagggattggttaggaagaacacttctacagccagagaggtgagaggtcacacattgtttagatggtaaatatttatgtcctcttagtggagtagagtagagtagagtcctcagccttcctctccgtattaggtatttgttgtgaaattgttagatattactgcactgttggagctaggaacacaagcatttagttagatactactgttggaaacaccccatctctttacattgcttatttatattcagtggcctgactgcGTCCAGACAatg includes the following:
- the LOC129844854 gene encoding zinc finger protein ZFP2-like, translated to MRSLSYSPAIEEAGITVKQEVEDEAVSVKEGEEAFRVKEEEDVTVKGEEDAVYGVKEEEEEMTVTLKTEEEEEEEETGYLVPVSQTHLKVSDGSNGELSHKMVLRNRSLINTREIRDYRGSSGEPQQQHDAEEAEKSLSRSEHLKKHPQRSTGKKSHFCSDCGKGCKSSSELKIHQRIHTREKPYSCGQCGKSFAKSSHLTQHQRTHTGEKPYSCGQCGKSFAKSSHLTQHQRTHTGEKPCSCGQCGKSFSSSGYLTIHQRTHTGEKPYSCGQCGKSFSQSGDLTVHQRIHTGEKPFSCNQCGKSFSQSGHLTVHQRIHTGEKSYSCGQCGKSFSQSSSLTVHQRIHTGEKSFSCDQCGKSFSKSSHLTQHQRTHTGEKPYSCGQCGKSFAKSIQLIVHQRTHTGEKPYSCGQCGKSFSSSGYLTTHQRTHTGEKSYSCGQCWKSFSQSGDLTVHQRIHTGEKPFSCNQCGKSFSQSGHLTVHQRIHTGEKSYSCGQCGKSFRQSSSLTVHQRIHTGEKPYSCDQCGKSFSTSSYLTIHHRTHTGEKPLSCDQR